The segment TTCATGCCACATCTATAACATTTATTCTCACAAGTATGTTTACTTTGTGGTTCTATCCCCTTTTTAGGTTGTGCCTCCGAattattccacttctggtggtttAAGTTGTTCTTTTTACTTTGAGAACCACTACGATGAGAAGCATTGTGTTTACCACGACCTCGACCGCGACCACGTCCTTGACCTCGTCTATATCCAGGTCCATATCTATGTCCAAGGGTTTGAATAGATGTGCCATTGGCTTCAGGCAATGACATAGGCCTAGTAGGACGAGATTGATGGTTTTTCAATAatagctcattattttgttcagccATCAGAAGACATGAGATCAATTCTGAATATTTAGTGAAACGACACTCTTGATATTGTTGTTACAGGAGCATATTTGAGGCATGAAAAGTCGTGAATTTTTTTCAAGCATATCTTCTTCAGTGACCTTTTCTCCACACAATTTTAATTGTGAGCTAATTTTGAATAGGGCCGAGTTGTAGTCACTAACAGACTTGAAATCTTGTAATCTtaagtgcatccaatcatagcGTGCCTTTGGAAGGATTATGGTCTTTTGGTGGTCATACCGTTCCCTTAGATTATTCCAAATGATGAAAGGATCTTTAACCGTAAGGTATTCACCTTTTAATCCTTCATCAATGTGATGGCGAAGGAATATCAAAGCTCTAGCGTGATCCTACAAGGATGCatcatttccttctttaatgGTATTTCTAAGATTCATCGCATCTAGATGAATTTCAACATCTAGAACCCAAGATAAGTAGTTCTTGCCTGAAATATCGAGGGTAACAAATTCAAGCTTTACAAGGTTTGACATTATCTGAAagctatatataatattaatcaggaaaatatttcaattataataaactaaaaaaatgctttaacaatatttcaagtaaacaatatctaaaaatataataacctaaaatttatcaattataaatatggtaaaaatgtagaaatatgaaataagaatacaaatttaatatatatatatatatatatatatattttcttttcatagcTTTGGGctatgaactttcattatgtaaatttgtacatagcttctgGCTAtgtaatattgtttggtataacatCCAGTTAtaccatataattaaaaataaataattgaggATCATACACATAGCTTCTGgtcatgtatttgtaattttgtaatttttcccCATAACTCTAGTTATAAgaattgcacatattttttataacttctggttatgaatttaccccaTAATTTATGATTTACCCCATAATTTCTTGTTAtagggattatacatatttttcataacttttgatTATGAATTTACCCCATAACTATTGTTAtagggattatacatatttttcataacttctgatTATGAATTTATCCCATAGCTTCTAGTTATAGggattataaatatttttcacaacttctggttatgaatttatcatataacttctagttatagggattatacatatttatgtattcaaataaaataaatgaaaatatatatcaaagagtaataaaatataaaatcatgatataagtttatcacatacttttttgtgagaaagaagagagaagatcTTTCTATTATTCTGAATAGGgaaaaatctttctatttcttttgtagaaACTAGTCGTGCTGataaattataaagtgaaaggagaagaaaataagaaagagaaattagaatgtaagaagagaatgaaataaatttcattagaggtgtctcccttttatagggagtcacaaagagatatacatcaaaATTGATGATCATTCACAAGTTCCTATAatccgataaattctcatattttataatagtttttcaatatttttagattGCCTTTAggagtaattttaaaaaatatttatagtatttctaacacttaaataatataaaattttaaatgttaaaaatattaaaaatattttttaaaattactaccaaagGACTCTTAATCACTATTAAAACCAATTGAAAACACTCtaaatttatgtcaaaatacaatctaatacttaaaagatatttctcattaaatatatatattttttaaaattactgttTATTCTATTCTTTGCCTTCCACTCAATTTGAGCACGGAAGTTTGCACCTACATGTAAACATCAGTTGctaatattttctctctttttaaaaaaaaaaaaaaattgttattttcaataatactTCCAGAAACATTCCACTTGCagtttaaaactaaaaatagaagCTGGGCCCCAAGTCCCAGCTACGTTTGATATTCTTAAGCAAAGCTCCAAAAATGCTGACAGGAACCCCGTTCTCACCAGAGTGAATAAAATCACAACTCCCACTTACGTTTtcaataaactaattaaaaactgaaaaaaaaaataaaaattcatgatGCCATGGCACATGCCAGCAAGCAATACGATATGATGTAAGAGCAAAAACAGttgattagaattttttttttctctttggttaAATGGGACCAACCCCTACAAACTTTCACTTAGGTTCTGCTGAAAAATTGGGGACAGGCGCTTTCACCAAGAGAGTGGGAAGATGATACACTTTGCTAGAATGGGATGGATCATGAGACTGTTGTTTTACCAGTATTTAAACTACTCTTTTCCTGGGTTTTTTGTCCTGGTCAACATGCTATGATGCTGTTAGACTacaattatttatgttttatccATGCTTAGTGCTTCTGGAACGCGTGTTGAGAGAAGAACTTTGATAGAAAACACAGAAATCATCAAACACATTCTGATGCATGATGTGAAATTTTACAATCCTAGTTTCAGGATTGAGGAAAGTTAATGACCTTAGGGAAATCAATCTTGAAGCGAACATGAGGAGAGATGCTGACAGACTCTGGACATGGCCGCTGCTTTGATCATGTTGGACTTGGCCGCATCCAGCAGTGGGTCTGCCTGGAGGGCCTTGTTGAAGCAGAATTCGGCTTCCTTCCACCGACCCTCAGCAATGAATACCAGACCTAGATTGTTATATGCAGGAGCATAACCGGGTTGGAGTTCGAGTGACTTTGTAAACATTGCTTTGGCAGATTGGTACTTCTTTTGTTGCCTATATAGATTCCCAAGGTTGGAAAATATTGTATGTGCCTGCTGAGGGGTCACCAAGGACAAGGCTCGCTTGTATACTTGTTCTGCCTGCGCTGGCTCCTCTGATAACTGCAGTGAGATACCTATGATTGCATTCAAGACCGTCAGTGGTTTACTAACaaatggagaaaatgaaatgaaataaaattactggaagaagaagaaatatgaatttgaaGATACCAAGATTGGACCACATATAGCTGCATTCCTTAGAACGGGCAACTGCAGCCTTGAGGTACTTTTGTGATGTCTTGAATTGTTGAACACAAAGATTATGAAGACCAAGCTGGTGCCACTGTACAGCATCATCTGGGTCCTCTGCTATTGCCTGATTCAGGTAAAGATAAATAATTGATATGAGAATATTGGTCACATAAAAGACAAATTTGCTAGACTTACTTCTCAGAGTCACAGAAGATAATAGACATGCTTTAACTAAGTCTGTCTTAACCTTTTTTGGTGGGAATGAGGGTTGTGTTGGGCGGGGATTCAGTCAAGAGGCATCTACTATCAAGTCAAAACAGATTATTTGATTATCTTCAAACTAAATAAACTCTACACCAGAGGTTGCTCTAAGAATGAGACCTGGGTTGTGCCCTTCGTTTTTGCTAGGCACCTTCAATGCATTCTGTTTGCTTGCCtaccaaaagaaaaatgttgcTTTAACAATGAGAATCAAGCAGTAGACGAGTCTCTCTTGTTAATGGGGTAAATCATTCAGTCAcattaaattttgttgttgttgggagcgtgttttatttttttggtgaaaGGCTAACTTTAGATATTGCTATCACCTAAAAATTAGCAAAAGCTGCACTGACTCTGCTGGCCTCTATTAGTATCACAGTGGGAATATATGCTCATCCTATAATTCAACCAAAGTTTTGGATAAATACCATGCAATAAATGTCTTACAacctaaggaaaaaaatataaaatagctCAAAGATTTGCATGCTGGAATACCCCAAGCTTGCCATATAAGTTTTATTCACATAATCATTCAGTGCAATTCTAGGAAAACACATTGTGGGCTCAAGTGGTCAACAAATATGAAAACAGTACTTTTACAACAATAAGCTATATAAGGTCACAAATAAAATGTTTCACAAATATCCATGTTTGTCAACTAGAGTGTCGCGTTGTAAAAAAAATAGGGCACAGATACGAGCAGAAGATCACACAACACAAGAAGATTCTAGCTTCATTGAAACTAATTGTTTGAACAGAAAAAAAGCAGCTACTTTATGCAAAAGCAGAAATTGAAAGCCAAAATACCTGCTTTAAAATGTGTACAGCACGCTCTTCCATCTCCATCAACCCTTTATGCTCAGTTTCAAATGCTGCTGCAATTTCATTCTGGATCTTATGAACCATGGCAAGCCCTGCCCATGCTATGGGATGCTCAATGAGAGCAGAATCTCCTTCTCTTAGTATAGAAGCCATTTCATTTCCAGCCCAGGAAAGCTGTTCACTAGGATCTTGATATCTTTCTGCATCCTTGATTTGGTGGACTGCAACAGCATATCGTGTAGACATACAATTGGGCTCTAGTTTTGCTGCCTAAAGGGTAATAACACGGTAAGGTAAACcaattaagctaattaaaaGCCAGAAAGTATCAACAAATGAGTCAGATGATTGAAAGCCAGAAACTAGTTTTCAACCAATGACACATTCATGCAGACCCAAATTGATCAACATTACATCACACCTAGGCCCTAGTGTTAAAGCTGGCCAGGCCTATGCATACCAATAACTATTTGTGGGACCTATATTTTGCCAAGATCATCATTGGATTGAATATCCATTCCATGCATTCTGCCATGCTTTGCAAGTACTAAACTACAAGCAATAACATGTCACCCATGCTAAATGAAAGGTACAACTCTTAAATTTCTGATCAACATGATATTTCCCTAAGTATTCAAAGATGGGCCTGAGGAACTGAGTCCACCCCAAAATTTACGAGGGGGTGTAAACATAGCAACTTCTTTGCTACATATACATGCATACATGCATAAAACTTAAACAATAATAGTGAACCCTGCTATCATCAAATCAGACAGGCAAGTTAAAAGaccaagaaaaattattttggttaGGTGGTTTATTGTCAGAAAACCAAGAAGAAAACCTTTTCATCAAAAGAATAAGGAAAACAATGAACAACCTCAAAAAGGAAGCTATAAATGACTGTAGCAATGAGTCATGAGCACCTTCTCGAAGCACTTGCTAGAACTTCTACAATCACCCATCAAATAATAAGCATTTGCGAGATTTGCCCAAACATGTGCTGCTTTGGGTTCCACTTTTACTGCTGCTAACAAACACTCTTTTGCAACATTGGCAGCTACAAGCTGATCCTCAGAAGCTCCTTCACCAGAATTTGCCCCAGCACCTGAGGTATTAGTGAAAACAGCTCAATTGATTAGGgtgttttttttctcaaaccGCTCGGTTGATTAACATGATAGAGCAATTAATTGAAACTAATTGAAGTATTTTAACCATTCTAACTACCATTTTACAAGTCCAGTAGTACAATCTGAAGTCAAAGGACAATAGGAATAGGTCATGATATCAAATCATACCTGCAATGATCGAGCCATATTTACACATTAGAACTGCAGCATAGTTGATTAGAGCAGCAGGATGattttgatctttcaaaatcaaattctgaaaacattttTCTGCAAGCTCCAAATTCCCACTGCCATTGGTTTAGGAGATAGTAATCAGTACATAAAGTTTAGGAGATACATTTTTAGAACATTACATATTATCACCTTTATAGGTACATTATAGACCATGCCTGCAATGGGTTCTAGATGTTTCTTAGTTGCCAGTTCTTAAAAAGTGCTTATGAAGGTGCTTCCTATATAAATGTCTTGAAGTTCAGTACAATtctcaaacttattttaattgcTTCCTATTTCATCTATTTTCATATTCTCCCTTACAACATCAGCACCCCATTATACTTGATACACACCACACTTTCTCTGATAACTACTGGGATGCTATTCAATTAAAACCAATAATGATAAATACACAGCACATAGCATATAGGACATAATTAGCACTCTCTTACCTTCTAAGGTAAGCAATTCCAATGTTTCCAAGGCAATCCAAGTTGTCTGGAGCAATGGTCAACAAAGATGACAAAACCGAAATAGCATTCTGGAAAAAATAGGACCATGTTCAATCATGAAAAGACAACAAAATAGCTGCTAACTATAATGTAATTTTACCTGCAGACGGCCAGTTCTAAGAAGTATTAAGCCGAGAGTATTCCACACAGCCGCCTGTCTAATATCTGATTGCATTGAATCcttcattttcaaaagaatttcctCCAATTCTTCAGGTTCAAGTTCTTTGTCTGCGCTATGATCACCTGAACTTCCTAGAAGAAGGCACTAAACACAAGGCATGTATCCAGGTTGAAAACAATTACAGTGATTCACtccaatttttttgttgaaaataaaagaaaaagcctGCTAACATAAAACATTATGATGTATATAGCATATTAATTAATGCACCTGTGCATGAtgaatctgaactagtgaaagCAACTCTGGCCTGTCAATCTCTTCTTCACAGCGGAGCAAGATCTCTGCTGCTTTCTCATATGCAGAAACTGCCTAAAATAAATACCAAAAAGGAATGAGTAAATGGGGTGATGGACAGCAAGCATATTAACCAAAATAATGGGGCAAACTTCAAAAGCTACCTTTTGTGGCTGACCCAACCTCTGATACATTAATCCAAGTATAAAATGAGCATGAGCATTTTTGGGCATCTTCCTTGCTACATGTACCAAACCCTACAAGCATGTACTATGCCAATTagataatatacataaaatgaAGCAGGCATGTGATCCATGTGACCTTAATCCAATTGGTAAAAACATTTTAGCTTCCAATTTTGAGTAAACTGCTAGAAAAATAAAGAGACTAACGAGaaaaccaaaagaagaaaagtttgGCAAGAACAAAGAGATGAAATACAACTGAAGTATGAAGTGTGCTCTCCAGCCCTGCATGTACTTGCCCAAGGTTGATTCCAAAAGTATCTCCTTTTATGGACCAAAAAATTTTATTgagataaaaataagataactaGATTATATCTTTGCAATTCATACAAAGCATATGAAAAATTTTCGTAtctccaaaaaaaattgaaacgcTCTTTAGTGCTCATCATTAACCCATATTAATAATGCAGGAGCAAAAAGGATAACccataaaagagaaaagataaAACCGAACAAATAAGAAAGGAACTGTCAAgagaaaagataaaatgaacACGTGGGAAGGGAAAACTCACGGTCTTAAGACTGCTGACTTTTTCCTCACGGGATGTGGGAGCCCCTTGACCATGCTGGTCAGCATCTGCATCAGCCCCATAATCAAGAGGGTACTCCACCTTAGTAACTCTTGAACGGGGCTTCCCCAATTTGTTTAATCGTTTACCTTCTCCATCCACCATATCTGTGTCTTTGCTCGCTAAGGTACTTTTATCTTGACTGCTATCATCATTGATCAACCTATATTAATCACAAAAACTGAGAAAATCATTGAAATAACAACTGttgcatttgaattattttccaGAAATTCCTTCTGAAATGATATAATCAAATGTTACTTTGCAGTTATTATCTCAGTTTCATCACAACCATAAGAAGAACTCGAATATTGATCCCCTATGAATTCCACAAATCAGCATGTACTCTTAAAtcctatatttttcattatccaGGGCCTGCAAGACTTGCTGCTGTATTGAGTTGCTCTGGTTCCTCTTTTGGCAAtggcaaaaaaaattattcaaaatttgcgTTCCATTACAACCATATCAAGGAAACCTAATACCATTTACCAATGATTCCAATTCAGCAATCAATTCACATGTTATAGTCAAGCACAATCTAAAAACTCTTTATCGAGAAACTCAGGCAAAATTCTCATGTTTTCCATTTagtccaagaaaaaaaaaaacccatttcaaaTAGAAACCTTTCCCGAAATTATTATGTGTCCACAAAAATGGAGAttgaatcacttttaaaaaaaacaaacaaaaatgttAACTAAAATGCAATACGGAAGAACCCTAACA is part of the Vitis riparia cultivar Riparia Gloire de Montpellier isolate 1030 chromosome 17, EGFV_Vit.rip_1.0, whole genome shotgun sequence genome and harbors:
- the LOC117905123 gene encoding probable UDP-N-acetylglucosamine--peptide N-acetylglucosaminyltransferase SEC isoform X1, whose translation is MSEPAATKPQPLPIKSEVGVTENSADESSKRPQISKVVVLADLNVDPPETDDDDSLHVSAPDLTRLINDDSSQDKSTLASKDTDMVDGEGKRLNKLGKPRSRVTKVEYPLDYGADADADQHGQGAPTSREEKVSSLKTGLVHVARKMPKNAHAHFILGLMYQRLGQPQKAVSAYEKAAEILLRCEEEIDRPELLSLVQIHHAQCLLLGSSGDHSADKELEPEELEEILLKMKDSMQSDIRQAAVWNTLGLILLRTGRLQNAISVLSSLLTIAPDNLDCLGNIGIAYLRSGNLELAEKCFQNLILKDQNHPAALINYAAVLMCKYGSIIAGAGANSGEGASEDQLVAANVAKECLLAAVKVEPKAAHVWANLANAYYLMGDCRSSSKCFEKAAKLEPNCMSTRYAVAVHQIKDAERYQDPSEQLSWAGNEMASILREGDSALIEHPIAWAGLAMVHKIQNEIAAAFETEHKGLMEMEERAVHILKQAIAEDPDDAVQWHQLGLHNLCVQQFKTSQKYLKAAVARSKECSYMWSNLGISLQLSEEPAQAEQVYKRALSLVTPQQAHTIFSNLGNLYRQQKKYQSAKAMFTKSLELQPGYAPAYNNLGLVFIAEGRWKEAEFCFNKALQADPLLDAAKSNMIKAAAMSRVCQHLSSCSLQD
- the LOC117905123 gene encoding probable UDP-N-acetylglucosamine--peptide N-acetylglucosaminyltransferase SEC isoform X2, with amino-acid sequence MSEPAATKPQPLPIKSEVGVTENSADESSKRPQISKVVVLADLNVDPPETDDDDSLHVSAPDLTSQDKSTLASKDTDMVDGEGKRLNKLGKPRSRVTKVEYPLDYGADADADQHGQGAPTSREEKVSSLKTGLVHVARKMPKNAHAHFILGLMYQRLGQPQKAVSAYEKAAEILLRCEEEIDRPELLSLVQIHHAQCLLLGSSGDHSADKELEPEELEEILLKMKDSMQSDIRQAAVWNTLGLILLRTGRLQNAISVLSSLLTIAPDNLDCLGNIGIAYLRSGNLELAEKCFQNLILKDQNHPAALINYAAVLMCKYGSIIAGAGANSGEGASEDQLVAANVAKECLLAAVKVEPKAAHVWANLANAYYLMGDCRSSSKCFEKAAKLEPNCMSTRYAVAVHQIKDAERYQDPSEQLSWAGNEMASILREGDSALIEHPIAWAGLAMVHKIQNEIAAAFETEHKGLMEMEERAVHILKQAIAEDPDDAVQWHQLGLHNLCVQQFKTSQKYLKAAVARSKECSYMWSNLGISLQLSEEPAQAEQVYKRALSLVTPQQAHTIFSNLGNLYRQQKKYQSAKAMFTKSLELQPGYAPAYNNLGLVFIAEGRWKEAEFCFNKALQADPLLDAAKSNMIKAAAMSRVCQHLSSCSLQD